Proteins from one Rosa chinensis cultivar Old Blush chromosome 7, RchiOBHm-V2, whole genome shotgun sequence genomic window:
- the LOC112176895 gene encoding putative disease resistance protein RGA4 isoform X1, with the protein MAEALISVLLEQLASVVYQHTNEVVKLVLNADKDVKSFSSNLKAIQAVLEDAEKKQVTEVSVGDWLEKLKDVSYEMDDVLDEWNTELLRQQVEEKQVVEGDNALVTKKKVCFPMPSGCFCFGQVNKAIHHHNIARRIKELNEKLTLIAAEKAMYGFHQSTIGGHDDQQLIQRQITSSLVDISTIFGREEEKEYLLSNLLRESNQDGGSSQEGKRFLVIPIVGMGGMGKTTLAQLAYNNENVTAHFDKKVWVCVSDPFDEIKIAKAIIENLDGTQSSLNELEILLQHIKTRVENKKLLMVLDDVWTEEHKKWENLKLQVIMQRCAKGSKILVTTRKEGVAKMMRATSSMIHLDKLNDTDCLALFNSFAFLDREEDEANGFGAIGEEIVKKCKGLPLAAKTLGSLVWYKKTREEWRDVLNSKIWELEEVEEQVFRPLLLSYYDLVPAVKRCLLYCAIFPKDYDFQKDDLIELWMSQDYLNSKGKKEKRRIGQNYFESLAMRSFFQDFIKDIMGNIRGCKMHDIVHDFVQFLTQKECTIIEAVKGANQRVELPGDYKVRHLTLTSLPEGPLSFPTSFDKCKNMRTLTLLDSSITAISPGSIMQMKCLRTLNVSRSELNEVPKEIGELIHLRYMDLSWSRNLKELPDAVCDLYNLQTLDVSWCGKLEKLPKAMEKLINLKHLYVGGCIELRYLPKGIGSLKSLQVLDYFYACEGDDEALKLGDLGIMAQLQGSLSIIYLGKNDANEIEKIEKAQLGNKEHLSHLGVWFQEGDEEQRKGDAEIVKALQPHHNLESLSIGCCQIGTTESLYWIKSLHNLRELRLYDWRFCELLPPLGKLPSLEILEIEGMKKVKTVGVVFLRIEEEEEEEQVSGILFPKLKQLTFRSMYNWEEWAFLSEITIILMPRLSELQIDGCPKLKALPEFLYKITALRTLEIWACPILEGEYEKDVGKEWHNISHIPNLTIQSGRKAEAFVEWTLTGI; encoded by the exons ATGGCTGAGGCACTCATCTCTGTACTTCTGGAGCAATTGGCTTCAGTAGTATATCAACACACAAATGAAGTGGTGAAACTGGTTTTGAATGCTGACAAAGATGTTAAAAGTTTCAGCAGCAACCTCAAAGCTATCCAGGCTGTGCTTGAGGATGCAGAGAAGAAGCAAGTGACGGAGGTCAGCGTAGGCGACTGGTTGGAGAAGCTGAAAGATGTATCGTACGAGATGGACGACGTGCTAGACGAGTGGAACACTGAACTTCTCAGACAACAAGTGGAGGAGAAGCAAGTGGTAGAAGGAGATAATGCTCTTGTTACCAAGAAGAAGGTATGTTTCCCCATGCCCTctggttgcttttgttttggccAAGTCAATAAGGCCATTCATCATCATAACATTGCTAGAAGGATAAAGGAACTGAATGAGAAGTTAACTTTGATTGCTGCTGAAAAAGCCATGTATGGCTTTCATCAATCCACAATAGGTGGCCATGATGACCAACAGCTTATTCAACGGCAGATAACTTCATCTTTGGTCGATATATCTACGATATTCGgccgagaagaagaaaaagagtatTTGTTGAGCAACTTGTTAAGAGAGAGTAACCAGGATGGGGGGAGTAGCCAAGAAGGCAAGCGGTTCCTTGTCATCCCTATTGTAGGGATGGGAGGGATGGGGAAAACCACTCTTGCCCAATTAGCCtataacaatgaaaatgttACAGCTCATTTTGATAAGAAAGTTTGGGTTTGTGTCTCGGATCCTTTTGATGAGATTAAGATTGCTAAAGCGATCATTGAAAATCTAGATGGAACCCAAAGCAGTTTGAATGAGTTGGAAATTTTATTGCAGCATATCAAGACACGTGTTGAGAATAAGAAGTTACTCATGGTTCTAGATGATGTGTGGACGGAAGAACATAAAAAGTGGGAAAATTTGAAACTACAAGTGATAATGCAACGTTGTGCTAAGGGCAGTAAAATACTGGTGACCACACGAAAAGAAGGGGTTGCTAAAATGATGAGAGCAACCAGCAGCATGATCCATTTGGACAAGTTGAATGATACGGATTGTCTAGCATTGTTCAATAGCTTTGCATTTTTGGATAGGGAAGAAGATGAGGCTAATGGGTTTGGAGCTATTGGTGAGGAAATTGTGAAAAAGTGTAAAGGTTTGCCTCTTGCTGCAAAGACTTTAGGTAGTCTAGTGTGGTATAAGAAAACAAGAGAGGAATGGCGGGATGTTCTGAATAGTAAGATATGGGAACTAGAAGAAGTTGAGGAACAAGTTTTCCGACCATTGTTACTAagttattatgatttggttCCTGCAGTCAAAAGGTGTCTTTTGTATTGTGCAATATTTCCCAAAGATTATGACTTCCAAAAAGATGATTTGATTGAGCTTTGGATGTCACAAGATTATCTTAATtcaaagggaaaaaaagaaaagagaagaataggTCAAAATTATTTTGAGAGTCTAGCAATGCGGTCTTTCTTTCAAGATTTTATAAAAGATATCATGGGAAATATTAGAGGGTGCAAAATGCATGATATAGTGCATGACTTTGTGCAGTTTCTTACCCAAAAGGAATGCACTATTATAGAAGCAGTCAAGGGTGCTAATCAAAGAGTGGAGCTACCAGGTGATTATAAGGTTCGTCATTTGACTTTAACAAGTTTACCCGAAGGTCCACTTTCATTTCCTACTTCATTTGACAAGTGCAAAAATATGCGAACCCTCACACTCCTTGATTCAAGCATTACAGCCATAAGCCCGGGTTCAATTATGCAAATGAAATGCCTCAGGACATTGAATGTGAGTCGTAGCGAGCTCAATGAAGTTCCTAAAGAGATTGGTGAATTGATTCATTTGAGATATATGGATTTGTCTTGGAGTCGTAATTTGAAAGAATTACCGGATGCTGTGTGTGATTTATACAATCTACAAACTCTGGACGTTTCGTGGTGTGGTAAACTAGAGAAATTACCCAAGGCAATGGAAAAGTTGATTAACTTGAAGCATCTATATGTTGGGGGTTGTATTGAGCTGAGGTACTTACCGAAAGGGATTGGGAGTCTGAAGAGTCTGCAAGTACTGGACTACTTTTATGCATGTGAGGGTGATGATGAAGCATTGAAATTAGGAGATCTCGGAATCATGGCCCAGCTTCAGGGGAGCCTTTCTATAATATATTTGGGGAAAAATGATGCGAATGAGATTGAGAAGATTGAGAAAGCACAGTTGGGGAATAAGGAGCACCTCTCTCATTTGGGAGTATGGTTCCAGGAAGGAGATGAAGAGCAGAGAAAAGGCGATGCAGAAATAGTGAAAGCATTGCAACCACATCACAATTTGGAATCTCTTTCTATTGGGTGTTGCCAAATTGGCACCACCGAGTCTCTCTATTGGATCAAGTCTCTACACAATTTGAGAGAACTTCGTCTCTATGACTGGCGATTTTGTGAACTTTTGCCTCCTCTTGGAAAATTGCCATCGCTTGAAATTCTGGAGATAGAGGGGATGAAGAAAGTGAAAACGGTGGGAGTTGTATTTCTgagaatagaagaagaagaagaagaagaacaagtctcAGGAATTCTattccccaaattgaaacaaCTTACTTTCAGATCGATGTACAACTGGGAAGAGTGGGCCTTTCTTTCTGAAATCACAATAATATTAATGCCACGCCTTTCTGAGTTGCAAATTGATGGGTGCCCAAAGCTAAAAGCACTGCCAGAGTTCCTGTACAAGATAACAGCACTGCGTACTTTGGAGATCTGGGCTTGTCCAATTCTGGAAGGAGAATACGAAAAAGACGTGGGGAAGGAGTGGCACAACATTTCTCACATCCCAAACCTCACAATCCAATCTGGAAGGAAG GCTGAAGCTTTTGTGGAATGGACGCTGACTGGGATTTGA
- the LOC112176895 gene encoding putative disease resistance protein RGA4 isoform X2 yields the protein MAEALISVLLEQLASVVYQHTNEVVKLVLNADKDVKSFSSNLKAIQAVLEDAEKKQVTEVSVGDWLEKLKDVSYEMDDVLDEWNTELLRQQVEEKQVVEGDNALVTKKKVCFPMPSGCFCFGQVNKAIHHHNIARRIKELNEKLTLIAAEKAMYGFHQSTIGGHDDQQLIQRQITSSLVDISTIFGREEEKEYLLSNLLRESNQDGGSSQEGKRFLVIPIVGMGGMGKTTLAQLAYNNENVTAHFDKKVWVCVSDPFDEIKIAKAIIENLDGTQSSLNELEILLQHIKTRVENKKLLMVLDDVWTEEHKKWENLKLQVIMQRCAKGSKILVTTRKEGVAKMMRATSSMIHLDKLNDTDCLALFNSFAFLDREEDEANGFGAIGEEIVKKCKGLPLAAKTLGSLVWYKKTREEWRDVLNSKIWELEEVEEQVFRPLLLSYYDLVPAVKRCLLYCAIFPKDYDFQKDDLIELWMSQDYLNSKGKKEKRRIGQNYFESLAMRSFFQDFIKDIMGNIRGCKMHDIVHDFVQFLTQKECTIIEAVKGANQRVELPGDYKVRHLTLTSLPEGPLSFPTSFDKCKNMRTLTLLDSSITAISPGSIMQMKCLRTLNVSRSELNEVPKEIGELIHLRYMDLSWSRNLKELPDAVCDLYNLQTLDVSWCGKLEKLPKAMEKLINLKHLYVGGCIELRYLPKGIGSLKSLQVLDYFYACEGDDEALKLGDLGIMAQLQGSLSIIYLGKNDANEIEKIEKAQLGNKEHLSHLGVWFQEGDEEQRKGDAEIVKALQPHHNLESLSIGCCQIGTTESLYWIKSLHNLRELRLYDWRFCELLPPLGKLPSLEILEIEGMKKVKTVGVVFLRIEEEEEEEQVSGILFPKLKQLTFRSMYNWEEWAFLSEITIILMPRLSELQIDGCPKLKALPEFLYKITALRTLEIWACPILEGEYEKDVGKEWHNISHIPNLTIQSGRKKRL from the exons ATGGCTGAGGCACTCATCTCTGTACTTCTGGAGCAATTGGCTTCAGTAGTATATCAACACACAAATGAAGTGGTGAAACTGGTTTTGAATGCTGACAAAGATGTTAAAAGTTTCAGCAGCAACCTCAAAGCTATCCAGGCTGTGCTTGAGGATGCAGAGAAGAAGCAAGTGACGGAGGTCAGCGTAGGCGACTGGTTGGAGAAGCTGAAAGATGTATCGTACGAGATGGACGACGTGCTAGACGAGTGGAACACTGAACTTCTCAGACAACAAGTGGAGGAGAAGCAAGTGGTAGAAGGAGATAATGCTCTTGTTACCAAGAAGAAGGTATGTTTCCCCATGCCCTctggttgcttttgttttggccAAGTCAATAAGGCCATTCATCATCATAACATTGCTAGAAGGATAAAGGAACTGAATGAGAAGTTAACTTTGATTGCTGCTGAAAAAGCCATGTATGGCTTTCATCAATCCACAATAGGTGGCCATGATGACCAACAGCTTATTCAACGGCAGATAACTTCATCTTTGGTCGATATATCTACGATATTCGgccgagaagaagaaaaagagtatTTGTTGAGCAACTTGTTAAGAGAGAGTAACCAGGATGGGGGGAGTAGCCAAGAAGGCAAGCGGTTCCTTGTCATCCCTATTGTAGGGATGGGAGGGATGGGGAAAACCACTCTTGCCCAATTAGCCtataacaatgaaaatgttACAGCTCATTTTGATAAGAAAGTTTGGGTTTGTGTCTCGGATCCTTTTGATGAGATTAAGATTGCTAAAGCGATCATTGAAAATCTAGATGGAACCCAAAGCAGTTTGAATGAGTTGGAAATTTTATTGCAGCATATCAAGACACGTGTTGAGAATAAGAAGTTACTCATGGTTCTAGATGATGTGTGGACGGAAGAACATAAAAAGTGGGAAAATTTGAAACTACAAGTGATAATGCAACGTTGTGCTAAGGGCAGTAAAATACTGGTGACCACACGAAAAGAAGGGGTTGCTAAAATGATGAGAGCAACCAGCAGCATGATCCATTTGGACAAGTTGAATGATACGGATTGTCTAGCATTGTTCAATAGCTTTGCATTTTTGGATAGGGAAGAAGATGAGGCTAATGGGTTTGGAGCTATTGGTGAGGAAATTGTGAAAAAGTGTAAAGGTTTGCCTCTTGCTGCAAAGACTTTAGGTAGTCTAGTGTGGTATAAGAAAACAAGAGAGGAATGGCGGGATGTTCTGAATAGTAAGATATGGGAACTAGAAGAAGTTGAGGAACAAGTTTTCCGACCATTGTTACTAagttattatgatttggttCCTGCAGTCAAAAGGTGTCTTTTGTATTGTGCAATATTTCCCAAAGATTATGACTTCCAAAAAGATGATTTGATTGAGCTTTGGATGTCACAAGATTATCTTAATtcaaagggaaaaaaagaaaagagaagaataggTCAAAATTATTTTGAGAGTCTAGCAATGCGGTCTTTCTTTCAAGATTTTATAAAAGATATCATGGGAAATATTAGAGGGTGCAAAATGCATGATATAGTGCATGACTTTGTGCAGTTTCTTACCCAAAAGGAATGCACTATTATAGAAGCAGTCAAGGGTGCTAATCAAAGAGTGGAGCTACCAGGTGATTATAAGGTTCGTCATTTGACTTTAACAAGTTTACCCGAAGGTCCACTTTCATTTCCTACTTCATTTGACAAGTGCAAAAATATGCGAACCCTCACACTCCTTGATTCAAGCATTACAGCCATAAGCCCGGGTTCAATTATGCAAATGAAATGCCTCAGGACATTGAATGTGAGTCGTAGCGAGCTCAATGAAGTTCCTAAAGAGATTGGTGAATTGATTCATTTGAGATATATGGATTTGTCTTGGAGTCGTAATTTGAAAGAATTACCGGATGCTGTGTGTGATTTATACAATCTACAAACTCTGGACGTTTCGTGGTGTGGTAAACTAGAGAAATTACCCAAGGCAATGGAAAAGTTGATTAACTTGAAGCATCTATATGTTGGGGGTTGTATTGAGCTGAGGTACTTACCGAAAGGGATTGGGAGTCTGAAGAGTCTGCAAGTACTGGACTACTTTTATGCATGTGAGGGTGATGATGAAGCATTGAAATTAGGAGATCTCGGAATCATGGCCCAGCTTCAGGGGAGCCTTTCTATAATATATTTGGGGAAAAATGATGCGAATGAGATTGAGAAGATTGAGAAAGCACAGTTGGGGAATAAGGAGCACCTCTCTCATTTGGGAGTATGGTTCCAGGAAGGAGATGAAGAGCAGAGAAAAGGCGATGCAGAAATAGTGAAAGCATTGCAACCACATCACAATTTGGAATCTCTTTCTATTGGGTGTTGCCAAATTGGCACCACCGAGTCTCTCTATTGGATCAAGTCTCTACACAATTTGAGAGAACTTCGTCTCTATGACTGGCGATTTTGTGAACTTTTGCCTCCTCTTGGAAAATTGCCATCGCTTGAAATTCTGGAGATAGAGGGGATGAAGAAAGTGAAAACGGTGGGAGTTGTATTTCTgagaatagaagaagaagaagaagaagaacaagtctcAGGAATTCTattccccaaattgaaacaaCTTACTTTCAGATCGATGTACAACTGGGAAGAGTGGGCCTTTCTTTCTGAAATCACAATAATATTAATGCCACGCCTTTCTGAGTTGCAAATTGATGGGTGCCCAAAGCTAAAAGCACTGCCAGAGTTCCTGTACAAGATAACAGCACTGCGTACTTTGGAGATCTGGGCTTGTCCAATTCTGGAAGGAGAATACGAAAAAGACGTGGGGAAGGAGTGGCACAACATTTCTCACATCCCAAACCTCACAATCCAATCTGGAAGGAAG AAGAGACTATAA
- the LOC112176895 gene encoding disease resistance protein RGA2 isoform X4: MAEALISVLLEQLASVVYQHTNEVVKLVLNADKDVKSFSSNLKAIQAVLEDAEKKQVTEVSVGDWLEKLKDVSYEMDDVLDEWNTELLRQQVEEKQVVEGDNALVTKKKHIKTRVENKKLLMVLDDVWTEEHKKWENLKLQVIMQRCAKGSKILVTTRKEGVAKMMRATSSMIHLDKLNDTDCLALFNSFAFLDREEDEANGFGAIGEEIVKKCKGLPLAAKTLGSLVWYKKTREEWRDVLNSKIWELEEVEEQVFRPLLLSYYDLVPAVKRCLLYCAIFPKDYDFQKDDLIELWMSQDYLNSKGKKEKRRIGQNYFESLAMRSFFQDFIKDIMGNIRGCKMHDIVHDFVQFLTQKECTIIEAVKGANQRVELPGDYKVRHLTLTSLPEGPLSFPTSFDKCKNMRTLTLLDSSITAISPGSIMQMKCLRTLNVSRSELNEVPKEIGELIHLRYMDLSWSRNLKELPDAVCDLYNLQTLDVSWCGKLEKLPKAMEKLINLKHLYVGGCIELRYLPKGIGSLKSLQVLDYFYACEGDDEALKLGDLGIMAQLQGSLSIIYLGKNDANEIEKIEKAQLGNKEHLSHLGVWFQEGDEEQRKGDAEIVKALQPHHNLESLSIGCCQIGTTESLYWIKSLHNLRELRLYDWRFCELLPPLGKLPSLEILEIEGMKKVKTVGVVFLRIEEEEEEEQVSGILFPKLKQLTFRSMYNWEEWAFLSEITIILMPRLSELQIDGCPKLKALPEFLYKITALRTLEIWACPILEGEYEKDVGKEWHNISHIPNLTIQSGRKAEAFVEWTLTGI, encoded by the exons ATGGCTGAGGCACTCATCTCTGTACTTCTGGAGCAATTGGCTTCAGTAGTATATCAACACACAAATGAAGTGGTGAAACTGGTTTTGAATGCTGACAAAGATGTTAAAAGTTTCAGCAGCAACCTCAAAGCTATCCAGGCTGTGCTTGAGGATGCAGAGAAGAAGCAAGTGACGGAGGTCAGCGTAGGCGACTGGTTGGAGAAGCTGAAAGATGTATCGTACGAGATGGACGACGTGCTAGACGAGTGGAACACTGAACTTCTCAGACAACAAGTGGAGGAGAAGCAAGTGGTAGAAGGAGATAATGCTCTTGTTACCAAGAAGAAG CATATCAAGACACGTGTTGAGAATAAGAAGTTACTCATGGTTCTAGATGATGTGTGGACGGAAGAACATAAAAAGTGGGAAAATTTGAAACTACAAGTGATAATGCAACGTTGTGCTAAGGGCAGTAAAATACTGGTGACCACACGAAAAGAAGGGGTTGCTAAAATGATGAGAGCAACCAGCAGCATGATCCATTTGGACAAGTTGAATGATACGGATTGTCTAGCATTGTTCAATAGCTTTGCATTTTTGGATAGGGAAGAAGATGAGGCTAATGGGTTTGGAGCTATTGGTGAGGAAATTGTGAAAAAGTGTAAAGGTTTGCCTCTTGCTGCAAAGACTTTAGGTAGTCTAGTGTGGTATAAGAAAACAAGAGAGGAATGGCGGGATGTTCTGAATAGTAAGATATGGGAACTAGAAGAAGTTGAGGAACAAGTTTTCCGACCATTGTTACTAagttattatgatttggttCCTGCAGTCAAAAGGTGTCTTTTGTATTGTGCAATATTTCCCAAAGATTATGACTTCCAAAAAGATGATTTGATTGAGCTTTGGATGTCACAAGATTATCTTAATtcaaagggaaaaaaagaaaagagaagaataggTCAAAATTATTTTGAGAGTCTAGCAATGCGGTCTTTCTTTCAAGATTTTATAAAAGATATCATGGGAAATATTAGAGGGTGCAAAATGCATGATATAGTGCATGACTTTGTGCAGTTTCTTACCCAAAAGGAATGCACTATTATAGAAGCAGTCAAGGGTGCTAATCAAAGAGTGGAGCTACCAGGTGATTATAAGGTTCGTCATTTGACTTTAACAAGTTTACCCGAAGGTCCACTTTCATTTCCTACTTCATTTGACAAGTGCAAAAATATGCGAACCCTCACACTCCTTGATTCAAGCATTACAGCCATAAGCCCGGGTTCAATTATGCAAATGAAATGCCTCAGGACATTGAATGTGAGTCGTAGCGAGCTCAATGAAGTTCCTAAAGAGATTGGTGAATTGATTCATTTGAGATATATGGATTTGTCTTGGAGTCGTAATTTGAAAGAATTACCGGATGCTGTGTGTGATTTATACAATCTACAAACTCTGGACGTTTCGTGGTGTGGTAAACTAGAGAAATTACCCAAGGCAATGGAAAAGTTGATTAACTTGAAGCATCTATATGTTGGGGGTTGTATTGAGCTGAGGTACTTACCGAAAGGGATTGGGAGTCTGAAGAGTCTGCAAGTACTGGACTACTTTTATGCATGTGAGGGTGATGATGAAGCATTGAAATTAGGAGATCTCGGAATCATGGCCCAGCTTCAGGGGAGCCTTTCTATAATATATTTGGGGAAAAATGATGCGAATGAGATTGAGAAGATTGAGAAAGCACAGTTGGGGAATAAGGAGCACCTCTCTCATTTGGGAGTATGGTTCCAGGAAGGAGATGAAGAGCAGAGAAAAGGCGATGCAGAAATAGTGAAAGCATTGCAACCACATCACAATTTGGAATCTCTTTCTATTGGGTGTTGCCAAATTGGCACCACCGAGTCTCTCTATTGGATCAAGTCTCTACACAATTTGAGAGAACTTCGTCTCTATGACTGGCGATTTTGTGAACTTTTGCCTCCTCTTGGAAAATTGCCATCGCTTGAAATTCTGGAGATAGAGGGGATGAAGAAAGTGAAAACGGTGGGAGTTGTATTTCTgagaatagaagaagaagaagaagaagaacaagtctcAGGAATTCTattccccaaattgaaacaaCTTACTTTCAGATCGATGTACAACTGGGAAGAGTGGGCCTTTCTTTCTGAAATCACAATAATATTAATGCCACGCCTTTCTGAGTTGCAAATTGATGGGTGCCCAAAGCTAAAAGCACTGCCAGAGTTCCTGTACAAGATAACAGCACTGCGTACTTTGGAGATCTGGGCTTGTCCAATTCTGGAAGGAGAATACGAAAAAGACGTGGGGAAGGAGTGGCACAACATTTCTCACATCCCAAACCTCACAATCCAATCTGGAAGGAAG GCTGAAGCTTTTGTGGAATGGACGCTGACTGGGATTTGA